The stretch of DNA CACGGTCACCTTCGGTGGCGGCGCCAACGGCACCGTGCTCAACAATGTGGCCGACGGCCGCATCGGAGCCGGCAGCCGCGAGGCCATCAACGGTGGGCAGATCGCGGCGATCAAGGATGCCCTGGAGGGCAAGATCACCAACATCGACAACCGTGTGACCAGGATCGAGAACAACGGTGTCGGTGGCGGTGCTCCGGGCTACATCTCGGCCAATGGCCTGGGCGGTTCGCCCAAGCCGGCCGACGCAGGCAACTCGCCTGGTGTGGCGATGGGCTTCGACAGCAACGCCAGCGGCGATGGTGCTTCGGCGCTCGGTGACCATGCCACGGCTGCTGGCAAGAACAGCGTGGCGATCGGCAACGATGCCAAGGCTACCGCCGCCGGTACCAACTCGGTCGCATTGGGCAATGGCTCCATCGCCGACCGTGCCGACTCGGTCTCGGTGGGTTCGGCCGGTCACGAGCGCACGGTGAGCAATGTCGCTCGCGGCACCGCCGATACCGATGCCGTCAACGTGGGTCTGTTGAATGACCGCATCAACGCCCTCGGTAACTCGTCCAACGCCTACACCGACAAGATGGTCAACGACGTGTGGAGCAACCTCAAGGAAGAGATCGACCACTCCAACCGTCAGGCCAACCGCGGTATCGCTGCAGCTTCGGCGCTGATCAACGTCACCCCGTACGTTCCGGGCCACACCACCGTCAACGCCGGTGTTGCCGGCTACCGCGGCGAGTCGGCACTGGGCGTGGGCGTGTCGCGCTGGAGCGAGAACGGTCGCGTCAACCTCAACGCCGGCGTGTCCGCGGCGCAGGGTGACGAGCCGGTGTACCGCGTCGGCATCGGCTACATCTTCTGATCGTAGCCAGGCAACGAGCATGGCGGCCCTTCGCGGGGCCGCCATTGCCCATCCACCTTCTTCACTTCGATGGCGCACGAACGTGCGCCATCGCTTCATCGAGAATCCCCTTATGTTCAATCCCCATCGTCTGACAGCGGCGCTCATGACGATCGCCGCGACGCTGGTGCTTGCCGGCTGCGGCACGAGAACCCTCAGCCAGGTCCACGACGGCAAGACCGATCAGCCGGTCTGGCCGGATGCGGCCAAGGTCCATCCGCTCATCCCGCAGACCATGCATCCCGAGCTGGCGACATTGGCCAAGGTCGTCCCGGGTGCAGCCAAGCTCGAGGTCTATCGCCTTATCGGCCACCCCATGTACCGCGAGGGCACGGTCGGCGTGCACGAATGGGACTACCTGTTCAAGCTGCCGTCGGGTGAGCCGGGCAAGTACGTTGACTGCCAGTACAAGTTGCTGTGGAACGACGAGATGCGTTTGACGCAGACCTGGTGGAATCCGGAACTCTGCGCTGCACTGGCCGGCGTCCCGGCTCCGGGCGAGCCGGTCGCGCCGCAGGAACCGCACGTCGCGGCGGCCACCGAGATCTCGGCCGACACGCTGTTCGATTTCGACAGCGCGCGCTTGGCGGCGGACGCCCCCGAGGCGATCGACCAGCAGGTACTGAAGGTGCTCGACGCCGCCGAACGGGTCGAGACCTTGCGCCTGATCGGCTACGCCGATCGCCTGGGCAGTGCTGGCTACAACCTGGACCTGTCCAGGCGCCGCGCCGAATCGGTGAAGGCCTACCTGGTGGCGAAGGGTGTGCCGGGCGAGGCCATCGATACCGAAGGCCGTGGCAGTTCCGATCCGGTGGTCCAGTGCAACGATCGTAATCGCAGGGCGTTGATCGACTGCCTGAAGCCCAACCGTCGCGTGCGCGTCGAGGTGATCGCGCGCTGAGATTCGGAGGGAGTTGCCAATGTGGCGAAACCCGCCCCGGAAACGGGGCGGGTTTTTTTGTTCGCCATTCCCGCGAATGGCGGGAACCCATGGACGTTGCCTTGGAACTGCGCGCCAGCACAAAAGATCCCGCCTTCGCGGGAATGACAGGGCGCCCTGCGCTAAACCAGCAGACCCTTCTCGCGAGCGTAGTTGTAGATCTCGCGGTCATTGCGCAGGCCAAGCTTGGCCATCGCGTCCATCTTCTGGCGGCTGATGGTCTTGGCACTGCGCTCGAGTTGCGCG from Lysobacter arenosi encodes:
- a CDS encoding OmpA family protein, coding for MFNPHRLTAALMTIAATLVLAGCGTRTLSQVHDGKTDQPVWPDAAKVHPLIPQTMHPELATLAKVVPGAAKLEVYRLIGHPMYREGTVGVHEWDYLFKLPSGEPGKYVDCQYKLLWNDEMRLTQTWWNPELCAALAGVPAPGEPVAPQEPHVAAATEISADTLFDFDSARLAADAPEAIDQQVLKVLDAAERVETLRLIGYADRLGSAGYNLDLSRRRAESVKAYLVAKGVPGEAIDTEGRGSSDPVVQCNDRNRRALIDCLKPNRRVRVEVIAR